From a region of the Candidatus Brocadia sp. genome:
- a CDS encoding molybdopterin molybdotransferase MoeA, whose translation MISVDTAIKIVEDTIKPLPVKTIPFENALGFCLAEDMQSDIDMPPFNRSAMDGYAVIAEDTANAPVELTVIEDIAAGHMPTKKVSHGQASKIMTGAAVPAGADAVVKFEETEDLSVSNRVKILRPIDKGRNISSRGEDMQVGQKVLCKGMPVRSQEIGILATIGKSQVKVFSAPTVGIISTGDELVDVGLKPSVAQIRNSNGYSLAAQARRMHAEVDLLGIVKDTKEEISSMMQWGFRKDILILSGGVSMGEYDLVGDVMKDFNTRIYFEKVALRPGKPVIFGKKDTTFIFALPGNPVASFVTFELFVYPAIRKMMGFTHVHRTTLQASLETEILVKRKRREYRPAFLRMHNNTWMVSPVEWHGSADLLATTMANSLLIVREDAERLVTGQLVDVIPLE comes from the coding sequence ATGATTTCTGTCGATACCGCCATAAAAATTGTTGAAGACACCATTAAACCCCTGCCGGTGAAAACAATACCCTTTGAAAATGCCCTGGGGTTTTGTCTGGCAGAGGACATGCAGTCTGACATCGATATGCCTCCCTTTAACCGTTCGGCAATGGATGGATATGCCGTCATTGCTGAAGATACGGCGAATGCCCCGGTTGAATTAACGGTCATCGAGGACATTGCGGCGGGTCATATGCCCACAAAAAAGGTATCGCATGGACAGGCATCCAAGATCATGACCGGGGCCGCAGTTCCCGCAGGGGCGGATGCCGTGGTTAAATTTGAGGAGACGGAAGACCTTTCCGTAAGCAACCGGGTAAAGATTCTCAGACCCATAGACAAGGGAAGAAACATCTCAAGCCGTGGAGAGGATATGCAGGTTGGGCAAAAGGTTCTTTGCAAAGGCATGCCTGTTCGGTCTCAGGAAATTGGTATTCTTGCCACGATAGGGAAATCCCAAGTCAAGGTATTTTCTGCGCCAACGGTAGGTATCATCTCCACCGGTGACGAACTGGTGGATGTTGGCCTTAAACCCTCCGTTGCACAGATCAGGAATAGCAACGGCTATTCCCTGGCTGCGCAGGCAAGACGTATGCATGCAGAGGTTGACCTCTTAGGTATTGTTAAAGACACCAAGGAAGAAATTTCAAGCATGATGCAGTGGGGTTTCCGAAAGGACATCCTGATCCTTTCCGGCGGCGTCTCTATGGGAGAATATGACCTTGTGGGGGACGTAATGAAGGATTTTAATACCCGGATCTATTTTGAGAAGGTGGCGCTGCGGCCGGGGAAACCGGTTATTTTCGGTAAAAAAGATACAACCTTTATCTTTGCCTTACCGGGAAATCCTGTGGCATCCTTTGTCACGTTTGAATTGTTTGTCTATCCTGCTATCCGAAAGATGATGGGGTTTACTCATGTACACAGAACGACCCTCCAGGCATCATTGGAAACGGAAATCCTTGTCAAAAGGAAGCGCCGTGAATACCGTCCCGCATTCCTTCGCATGCACAACAACACCTGGATGGTCTCTCCGGTAGAATGGCACGGTTCTGCAGACCTGTTGGCAACTACCATGGCCAACTCTTTGCTCATCGTCCGCGAAGACGCAGAAAGACTTGTCACGGGGCAACTGGTAGATGTTATACCGCTGGAATAA
- the lnt gene encoding apolipoprotein N-acyltransferase — MSRATGVKILALSFLTVILLCLSFPPADLGYLAWIACVPWFTLIVTEKKYTWLYSLGIGAAFFIVQLSWLRHIAIIAWVLLSFYCAAYFLAFAFCSRFITARLKLPLVVVVPCIWTACEFVRSFLLSGFPWFFIGHTQYQCLPIIQIADIAGVYGISFIIIMANAAIADLLVRSFAGQKRAFFSLTCILPPVLVAASILYGFSWLRHYHPKEGPVVCMIQGNIPQDLKFESTEEDEIQILKKYTDLSMSIQGTPIDLLVWPETMMPGILNIDPELTGRKIDFLSQLTATKLAQELNTNLLLGGIALTFVGKEQVYFNSGYYYNREGTLLSRYDKIHLVLFGEFTPLKTYFPFLANLVPYEIGLTHGSRRTIFSLDAVQNGRFAFGSSICYEDTVPSLMRKFKKDGADFMLNITNDGWFRDSAELDQHLAIMVFRAVENRISMARAANTGISSFVAPDGTIYDKLSDSAGKYREISGVLINRIKYVEKYCPFYVLCGDWFAVLCTAATGIILILAIIKLRVIDIGKPEYKGH, encoded by the coding sequence TTGAGCAGAGCAACCGGTGTAAAAATCCTCGCCCTGTCTTTTTTGACCGTTATCCTCTTATGTCTTTCCTTTCCACCGGCAGACCTTGGCTACCTTGCATGGATCGCCTGTGTCCCGTGGTTCACACTGATCGTAACGGAAAAGAAATATACCTGGCTTTATTCCCTGGGAATAGGTGCGGCATTCTTTATTGTCCAGCTTTCATGGCTTCGCCATATCGCCATTATTGCCTGGGTATTGCTGAGTTTCTATTGTGCTGCCTATTTTCTTGCCTTTGCGTTCTGCTCCCGGTTTATCACGGCCAGACTGAAACTTCCCCTTGTCGTTGTTGTGCCCTGTATCTGGACGGCATGCGAATTTGTCCGTTCCTTTCTGCTCTCGGGTTTTCCATGGTTTTTTATCGGACACACCCAGTATCAGTGCCTGCCAATAATACAGATTGCCGACATTGCCGGTGTCTACGGCATTTCTTTTATCATCATCATGGCCAATGCAGCGATTGCCGACCTGCTCGTCCGGAGCTTTGCCGGACAAAAACGCGCATTTTTCAGCCTCACGTGCATCCTGCCACCCGTGCTCGTGGCAGCCAGTATTCTTTATGGATTTTCATGGCTCAGGCATTATCACCCCAAAGAAGGGCCTGTCGTATGCATGATCCAGGGTAATATACCCCAAGATTTAAAATTTGAGTCTACCGAAGAAGATGAAATACAAATCCTGAAAAAATATACAGACCTATCGATGAGCATACAAGGCACACCAATCGACCTCCTTGTATGGCCAGAGACCATGATGCCGGGAATCCTTAACATCGACCCAGAACTTACGGGCAGAAAGATTGACTTCTTATCGCAGCTTACCGCCACGAAACTCGCACAGGAGTTAAACACAAACCTGCTATTGGGGGGCATTGCCCTGACTTTTGTGGGGAAAGAACAGGTCTACTTTAACAGCGGGTATTACTACAACAGGGAGGGGACGTTGCTCAGTCGCTACGACAAGATTCATCTTGTGCTATTTGGAGAATTTACGCCGTTGAAAACATATTTCCCCTTTTTGGCCAATCTCGTTCCTTACGAAATCGGGTTAACGCATGGCAGCAGACGGACCATATTTTCGCTCGACGCCGTTCAAAACGGGCGTTTTGCGTTTGGTTCTTCTATCTGTTACGAAGATACGGTGCCGTCTCTCATGAGAAAATTCAAGAAGGACGGGGCGGATTTTATGCTCAATATCACAAATGACGGTTGGTTCCGCGACAGCGCGGAGCTTGATCAGCACCTTGCCATTATGGTATTCCGGGCAGTTGAAAACCGCATCTCGATGGCACGCGCCGCCAATACCGGCATATCCTCTTTTGTTGCACCCGATGGCACTATCTATGACAAGTTGTCGGACTCTGCAGGAAAATACCGGGAGATCAGCGGCGTCCTTATCAATCGCATAAAATACGTCGAAAAATACTGTCCTTTCTATGTGCTCTGCGGCGATTGGTTTGCAGTCCTTTGCACAGCAGCAACAGGGATTATCCTTATTCTGGCCATAATTAAATTGAGGGTTATTGACATCGGGAAACCGGAATACAAAGGCCATTGA
- a CDS encoding cold-shock protein gives MANGTVKWFNDKKGFGFISQDNGDDVFVHQSSIQSEGFRTLAEGDKVEFEIIKDQKGYKATKVVKL, from the coding sequence ATGGCAAACGGGACCGTGAAATGGTTCAATGACAAGAAGGGATTCGGATTTATTTCTCAGGATAATGGCGATGATGTTTTTGTACATCAAAGTTCTATTCAGTCCGAAGGATTTAGGACCCTTGCAGAAGGGGACAAAGTCGAGTTTGAGATCATAAAGGACCAAAAGGGCTACAAGGCCACAAAAGTTGTTAAATTATAA
- a CDS encoding glycosyltransferase family 2 protein produces the protein MKREENKQTKIAIVIPVYNRKAHTLNCLRQLQMIDKTGMDITIVVVDDGSSDGTSELVATEYPEVVILRGDGNLWWSGATNMGVKYALDQKSDYVLALNDDVEFQGDFLVQLLKTAKSYDNTIVCGIVCDTDRKDKIMSAGLRAKGFLNYIYTGHLSGADVSALPENEFASDITAGRAVLIPTEVFREVGLFDAQKFPHHMGDMDFILRAKKKGFKVLVNPRSFVYTKIGDNYFPIQIIEKSVWQNIKGFFHVKSTVNFRTRWNFYLRHTPYFLGWISFLYFCLRMSIVIIYKILMPKQMLVRVMKKRSLKVQSMK, from the coding sequence ATGAAAAGAGAAGAAAATAAACAAACAAAAATTGCGATTGTAATACCTGTCTACAACAGAAAAGCACATACCTTGAATTGTTTGCGTCAGCTTCAGATGATAGATAAAACGGGGATGGATATCACGATTGTTGTCGTAGATGATGGCTCAAGTGACGGTACTTCTGAACTGGTTGCCACTGAATATCCCGAGGTAGTAATTCTTCGCGGTGATGGGAATTTGTGGTGGAGCGGAGCGACAAATATGGGGGTTAAATATGCCTTAGACCAGAAGAGTGATTATGTATTAGCCTTAAATGACGATGTTGAGTTTCAAGGTGATTTTCTGGTGCAGTTACTCAAAACCGCTAAGAGTTATGACAATACGATTGTTTGTGGAATAGTTTGTGATACTGACAGGAAAGATAAAATTATGTCTGCTGGTCTCCGTGCAAAAGGATTCCTGAATTACATCTATACCGGTCATTTATCTGGCGCTGACGTTTCTGCTTTGCCAGAAAATGAGTTTGCGAGTGATATTACCGCTGGCCGTGCGGTGTTAATTCCAACGGAGGTTTTTCGGGAAGTAGGTTTGTTTGATGCCCAGAAGTTTCCCCATCACATGGGAGATATGGATTTTATATTAAGGGCTAAAAAGAAAGGATTTAAAGTCCTTGTCAATCCCAGGTCTTTCGTATATACAAAGATTGGCGACAATTATTTCCCAATACAAATAATAGAAAAATCGGTGTGGCAGAATATTAAGGGCTTTTTTCATGTAAAGTCAACGGTTAATTTTCGTACACGATGGAATTTTTATTTGCGGCATACCCCTTACTTTTTGGGATGGATATCATTTTTGTATTTTTGCTTAAGAATGAGCATTGTAATTATTTATAAGATACTCATGCCAAAACAGATGCTGGTCCGAGTAATGAAGAAAAGAAGCTTGAAGGTGCAATCTATGAAATAA
- a CDS encoding Ig-like domain-containing protein, which produces MSATSPVGNEVGVDIYSAIAVTFSEEMDANTITTATFIVTDGVTPVVGTVDYAGTTATFTPIGNLSYATNYTATITTGATDLAGNALVANYSWGFTAGAAPPQGLQAYYALDEGNGTVANDLSGNGNDGTINGAAWSTGKGGGGLSFDGSNDSVAVPRMNNDEVSVCAWFYKNTNDLTRNDALFSGYRHSSNQQLREGFELRFPASAPNRIEFVLVTQDGNGVRTTRTTRRSFINSAGSWYHVVGTYNKTTGIQKLYVNGEVVHTQTHVPGNTIVPLVFYADMRIGYSRVNNGYFNGVIDNILLYNRVLDDKEIRDLYNAFTFGLQARYAFSEGTGIIVGDSSGNGNHGSISGGAAWTSGKNGGGLNFDGINDRVSIPRMNYDEVSVGAWCYKNANDASRNDAIFSGFRNNSNVQLCEGFELRFPASAPNTVQFLLVTQNGSGVRTLRTAQWDLGNSVGSWYHVTGIYSKATGEQRLYVNGQLVNTQTHPAGNTIVPLTQNSDMRIGHSWVNNGYFHGILDDVRLYKQVLSDQEVLDLFNSPTVSATSPVSNETNVAVNGAITVTFSEAMDANTLTTATFSLTDGVTPVTGAVSYTGTTATFTPTGSLSYATSYTATVTTGVTDLAGNALGANYVWGFTTGAEPDVTAPTVSATSPVSNETNVAVNGAITVTFSEAMDANTLTTATFSLTDGVTPVTGAVSYTGTTATFTPTGSLSYATSYTATVTTGVTDLAGNALGANYVWGFTTGAEPDVTAPTVSATSPVSNETNVAVNGAITVTFSEAMDANTLTTATFSLTDGVAPVTGAVSYTGTTATFTPTGSLSYATSYTATVTTGVTDLAGNALGANYVWGFTTGRSLT; this is translated from the coding sequence GTGAGCGCAACGAGTCCTGTCGGGAATGAGGTTGGGGTGGACATCTACAGCGCTATAGCGGTAACGTTCAGTGAGGAGATGGACGCCAATACGATAACGACGGCAACGTTTATAGTGACCGATGGGGTAACGCCGGTGGTGGGTACGGTGGACTACGCAGGGACAACTGCTACGTTTACCCCGATAGGGAATCTGTCATATGCTACGAATTATACGGCGACGATTACAACGGGTGCGACAGATTTGGCAGGTAATGCACTAGTTGCGAACTATAGCTGGGGTTTTACGGCGGGAGCCGCGCCTCCTCAGGGCCTCCAGGCGTATTATGCGCTCGACGAGGGAAATGGTACCGTCGCAAATGATTTATCGGGTAACGGGAATGATGGCACTATTAATGGCGCTGCCTGGTCCACGGGCAAAGGTGGGGGAGGCTTGAGTTTTGACGGAAGCAATGACTCTGTGGCCGTTCCCCGTATGAATAATGATGAAGTCTCTGTTTGTGCCTGGTTCTATAAAAATACAAATGATCTCACGAGGAATGACGCTCTATTCAGCGGTTATAGGCATAGCTCAAATCAACAACTTCGCGAGGGATTTGAATTACGATTTCCTGCAAGCGCCCCCAATAGAATTGAGTTTGTACTCGTGACACAAGATGGAAACGGTGTAAGGACAACAAGGACGACCCGGAGAAGTTTCATCAATTCCGCCGGGAGTTGGTATCACGTCGTAGGTACTTACAATAAAACAACCGGTATACAGAAGTTATATGTCAACGGAGAGGTAGTTCATACACAGACTCATGTACCAGGGAATACAATCGTGCCACTTGTCTTTTACGCTGATATGCGAATCGGATATTCAAGGGTCAACAACGGTTATTTCAATGGTGTTATTGACAATATCCTTCTTTACAATCGTGTCCTTGATGACAAAGAAATAAGGGATTTATACAATGCCTTTACTTTTGGACTGCAGGCACGATATGCATTCAGTGAAGGGACGGGAATAATTGTCGGTGATTCTTCGGGAAATGGCAATCACGGAAGTATTAGTGGGGGGGCCGCATGGACGTCAGGGAAAAACGGAGGCGGTTTGAATTTTGATGGCATTAACGACCGCGTATCAATTCCGCGTATGAACTACGATGAGGTGTCTGTTGGTGCATGGTGCTATAAAAATGCGAACGATGCCAGCAGAAACGATGCAATTTTTAGTGGATTCCGGAATAATTCCAACGTGCAACTCTGTGAGGGTTTTGAATTGCGATTCCCAGCAAGCGCGCCCAATACTGTTCAGTTCCTCCTGGTAACCCAGAATGGAAGTGGTGTAAGGACACTGAGGACGGCCCAGTGGGATTTAGGAAATTCCGTGGGAAGCTGGTACCACGTTACCGGTATTTATAGCAAAGCAACGGGGGAACAAAGGCTCTATGTGAATGGTCAACTGGTGAATACTCAAACGCATCCTGCCGGGAATACCATTGTGCCGCTTACCCAAAATTCTGATATGAGGATAGGACATTCATGGGTAAATAACGGGTATTTCCATGGTATTCTTGACGATGTCAGACTTTACAAACAGGTACTGAGCGATCAGGAAGTATTGGATTTATTTAATAGCCCGACGGTAAGCGCGACGAGTCCCGTGAGCAATGAGACGAACGTGGCGGTCAACGGAGCGATAACGGTGACGTTCAGCGAGGCGATGGACGCCAATACGCTAACGACGGCGACGTTTAGCCTGACGGACGGAGTGACGCCGGTGACGGGCGCGGTGAGTTATACGGGTACGACGGCGACGTTTACGCCGACGGGCAGTTTGTCGTATGCGACCAGCTATACGGCGACGGTTACGACGGGGGTGACGGACCTGGCGGGCAATGCGCTGGGAGCGAATTACGTATGGGGATTTACGACAGGGGCGGAGCCTGACGTGACGGCGCCGACGGTAAGCGCGACGAGTCCCGTGAGCAATGAGACGAACGTGGCGGTCAACGGAGCGATAACGGTGACGTTCAGCGAGGCGATGGACGCCAATACGCTAACGACGGCGACGTTTAGCCTGACGGACGGAGTGACGCCGGTGACGGGCGCGGTGAGTTATACGGGTACGACGGCGACGTTTACGCCGACGGGCAGTTTGTCGTATGCGACCAGCTATACGGCGACGGTTACGACGGGGGTGACGGACCTGGCGGGCAATGCGCTGGGAGCGAATTACGTATGGGGATTTACGACAGGGGCGGAGCCTGACGTGACGGCGCCGACGGTAAGCGCGACGAGTCCCGTGAGCAATGAGACGAACGTGGCGGTCAACGGAGCGATAACGGTGACGTTCAGCGAGGCGATGGACGCCAATACGCTAACGACGGCGACGTTTAGCCTGACGGACGGAGTGGCGCCGGTGACGGGCGCGGTGAGTTATACGGGTACGACGGCGACGTTTACGCCGACGGGCAGCCTGTCGTATGCGACCAGCTATACGGCGACGGTTACGACGGGGGTGACGGACCTGGCGGGCAATGCGCTGGGAGCGAATTACGTATGGGGATTTACGACAGGGCGGAGCCTGACGTGA